A DNA window from Candidatus Poseidoniia archaeon contains the following coding sequences:
- a CDS encoding translation initiation factor IF-6, with translation MTLLRQDLFNSPYVGVFCAVSDALALLPPGIPADDREAISEALGAPVIEATVGGSRVLGTLVTLNSQGLLVSNLATDRERNALAAAAERHGLKFGVLEERANAAGNNLLVSNSGGVCSPRLSPAAREAAGAVLGVELRPQTLGEMENVGMLACVTPHGGVCHPEIPDEERQALGQRLGVEIMECTANFGMPLIGAGVVATATGAVCGRASTGIEMGRLEEALQLF, from the coding sequence ATGACGCTCCTACGGCAGGACCTTTTCAATTCCCCCTACGTCGGCGTATTCTGCGCCGTCTCTGATGCGCTGGCACTACTGCCGCCCGGCATCCCGGCCGACGACCGCGAAGCCATCTCGGAAGCGCTGGGCGCGCCGGTCATCGAGGCGACCGTTGGCGGTAGCCGCGTGCTCGGGACGCTCGTAACCCTGAACTCGCAGGGGCTACTGGTCTCCAACCTAGCGACCGATCGCGAGCGCAATGCGCTCGCGGCCGCCGCTGAAAGGCACGGACTGAAATTCGGTGTGCTTGAGGAGCGCGCCAACGCCGCCGGCAATAACTTGCTTGTCAGCAACTCCGGCGGCGTCTGCAGCCCGCGGCTCTCGCCGGCGGCACGCGAAGCGGCCGGGGCGGTGCTGGGGGTCGAGCTGCGGCCGCAAACGCTGGGCGAAATGGAGAACGTTGGGATGCTCGCCTGTGTTACACCGCACGGCGGCGTCTGCCATCCCGAAATCCCCGACGAGGAGCGGCAGGCGCTCGGCCAGCGGCTCGGCGTGGAAATCATGGAGTGCACCGCCAACTTCGGGATGCCGCTCATCGGGGCCGGGGTCGTGGCCACCGCGACGGGGGCGGTCTGCGGCCGCGCCAGCACCGGTATCGAGATGGGACGACTCGAAGAAGCGCTACAACTCTTCTGA
- a CDS encoding RNA 2'-phosphotransferase — protein sequence MRRQPDEPLKECTKNQHGYYRGEKCQYCSEAGELVLSPRNLDQFGRIMAGVLRHFPDRFELDMDQQGWVSAEEFITSVKFKRQNLGSLTMDHLRAVVETDPKGRYQLESGRLRATYAHSIELDLDLPTDGVPEHLYFACSQEDSEEYLEQGLYPLDRQMVHLSGTRLNALEAGRHIIGKPVVLLVDVRAAEEAGKPIMKAGTTVYVTSEVLASCLRKLPDSA from the coding sequence ATGCGACGGCAACCGGACGAGCCACTCAAGGAGTGCACCAAGAATCAGCACGGCTATTATCGCGGCGAAAAATGCCAGTATTGCAGCGAAGCGGGCGAACTCGTACTGTCGCCTCGTAACCTCGACCAGTTCGGCCGCATCATGGCGGGCGTGCTGCGCCACTTCCCCGACCGCTTCGAGCTGGATATGGACCAGCAGGGGTGGGTTAGCGCGGAAGAATTCATCACGTCGGTGAAATTCAAGCGACAGAATCTGGGCTCGCTCACGATGGACCACCTGCGGGCGGTCGTCGAGACCGACCCCAAAGGCCGGTACCAGCTCGAGAGCGGACGGCTGCGCGCCACTTACGCGCACTCAATCGAGCTGGATCTGGACCTGCCGACCGACGGCGTGCCCGAGCACCTCTACTTCGCCTGTTCGCAGGAGGATTCCGAGGAATATCTCGAGCAGGGACTCTACCCGCTCGACCGGCAGATGGTCCACCTTTCGGGAACGCGACTCAACGCGCTCGAGGCAGGCCGCCACATCATCGGCAAGCCCGTCGTATTGCTGGTCGACGTGCGCGCTGCCGAGGAAGCTGGAAAGCCAATCATGAAGGCGGGCACGACGGTCTACGTCACCAGCGAAGTGCTGGCAAGCTGCCTGCGCAAGCTCCCCGACAGCGCTTAA
- a CDS encoding HVO_0476 family zinc finger protein — protein sequence MQQLELECEGCGEPTLHDVLKAQTSQKRGFHFQGTVRCAECGATRHAEIRESPPLELELRLSEGGETVREKLLAEPGDRLQVGELLSHARGPLEITALELGARRGTASTRRVEQAEASEQPIVWARLVTTVRVRFAVHTGHETLSLKQELPPETELAVEMVLQLDGRAAVIEALLLRGGRRVTKAAAWDLKRVTCHWKQERRGKGGRRGESQRRPRTNAERSNEARRRLARGGDHVRREGRRNRKG from the coding sequence ATGCAGCAACTCGAGCTCGAATGCGAAGGCTGCGGCGAGCCGACGCTACACGACGTGCTGAAGGCACAGACCTCGCAGAAGCGCGGCTTCCACTTTCAGGGCACCGTGCGGTGCGCTGAATGTGGCGCGACGCGCCACGCCGAAATCCGGGAGTCGCCACCGCTCGAGCTGGAGCTGCGGCTCTCCGAAGGCGGCGAGACGGTGCGCGAGAAGCTGCTGGCCGAGCCGGGCGACCGGCTACAGGTCGGCGAACTGCTGTCGCACGCCCGCGGCCCGCTGGAAATTACCGCTCTGGAGCTGGGCGCCCGCCGGGGGACCGCCAGCACGCGGCGTGTCGAGCAGGCGGAGGCCAGCGAACAGCCGATAGTCTGGGCGCGGCTGGTCACGACGGTGCGCGTGCGCTTCGCGGTGCATACCGGCCACGAGACGCTCTCGCTGAAGCAGGAGCTGCCGCCCGAAACCGAACTCGCGGTCGAGATGGTGCTGCAACTCGACGGCCGCGCCGCGGTCATCGAAGCTTTGCTCCTGCGCGGCGGCCGCCGCGTCACGAAGGCGGCCGCGTGGGACCTGAAGCGCGTCACCTGCCACTGGAAGCAAGAGCGACGCGGCAAGGGCGGACGCCGCGGCGAGAGCCAGCGGCGTCCGCGCACCAACGCTGAACGCAGCAACGAGGCGCGTCGGCGGCTGGCGCGGGGCGGGGACCACGTCCGGCGCGAAGGTCGCAGGAACCGCAAGGGTTAA
- the purH gene encoding bifunctional phosphoribosylaminoimidazolecarboxamide formyltransferase/IMP cyclohydrolase — protein sequence MSSDKTPRRALLSVSDKTGLVEFAGALTEAEWELVASGGTAAALRDAGLAVTPVSEITGFPEMMGGRVKTLHPRIFGGILAREQDFAEAAEHDMPLFGVVAVNLYPFAAAARRDAPLPELVEQIDIGGPSLIRAAAKNHARVVVLVDPADYERVAGALVGDALSAAERQALALKAFRHTASYDALIQRTLGDRFGDAAQPLPESLHVSGELALRPRYGENPHQQAAFYADPLAAGPGLGSAEQLQGKELSYNNLLDLDAALAIAADFPEPAAAVVKHGNPCGAATAPELAAAYESALAGDPVSAFGGVIGLNREVDAETAAAIAAAFKECVIAPSFSDAAREVLGAKPNLRLLATGALDDYHPAPQLRSVAGGWLLQEGDAKTLDDANIKVASDREPTDAEWKALRFGWRVVKYVRSNAIVLASSSRTTGVGAGQMSRVDSVRIAIEKAGDAARGSVMASDAFFPFRDGIELAAAAGVTAVIQPGGSIRDDEVIAAANEQEVALVLTGMRHFRH from the coding sequence ATGAGTAGCGATAAAACACCGCGCCGCGCGCTGTTGAGCGTCAGCGACAAGACCGGGCTGGTCGAGTTCGCCGGTGCGCTCACGGAAGCGGAGTGGGAACTGGTCGCCAGCGGCGGCACCGCCGCTGCGCTACGCGATGCGGGGCTGGCGGTGACACCCGTTTCCGAAATCACCGGCTTCCCCGAAATGATGGGCGGCCGCGTCAAGACGCTCCACCCGCGCATCTTCGGCGGCATCCTGGCGCGCGAGCAGGACTTCGCCGAGGCGGCGGAGCACGACATGCCACTCTTCGGCGTCGTCGCCGTCAATCTCTATCCCTTCGCGGCAGCGGCGCGTCGTGACGCGCCGCTGCCGGAGCTGGTTGAGCAAATCGACATCGGCGGCCCGTCGCTGATTCGCGCTGCCGCGAAGAACCACGCGCGCGTCGTAGTGCTGGTCGATCCGGCCGACTACGAGCGCGTGGCCGGAGCGCTGGTGGGCGACGCGCTCTCCGCGGCGGAACGGCAGGCGCTAGCACTGAAGGCGTTCCGCCACACCGCCAGCTACGACGCGCTCATCCAGCGCACGCTCGGCGACCGCTTTGGCGATGCGGCGCAGCCGCTACCAGAGTCGCTGCACGTTTCTGGCGAGCTGGCGCTACGGCCGCGCTACGGCGAGAATCCCCACCAGCAAGCGGCGTTCTACGCCGACCCGCTGGCGGCGGGGCCGGGGCTCGGGAGCGCGGAGCAGCTACAGGGAAAGGAGTTGAGCTACAACAACCTGCTCGACCTTGACGCGGCGCTTGCGATTGCCGCCGACTTCCCGGAACCGGCGGCCGCGGTCGTCAAGCATGGCAACCCGTGCGGCGCCGCGACCGCGCCGGAACTGGCGGCCGCCTACGAATCGGCGCTGGCGGGCGACCCTGTCTCGGCCTTCGGCGGCGTCATCGGGCTGAACCGCGAAGTCGACGCGGAAACCGCGGCCGCCATCGCCGCCGCGTTCAAGGAATGCGTCATCGCGCCATCGTTCAGCGACGCGGCGCGCGAAGTGCTGGGGGCGAAGCCGAACCTGCGGCTGCTCGCGACCGGCGCGCTGGATGATTACCACCCCGCGCCGCAGCTGCGGTCGGTCGCCGGCGGCTGGCTGCTGCAGGAAGGCGACGCGAAAACTCTCGACGATGCAAATATAAAGGTCGCCAGCGACCGCGAACCAACCGACGCCGAGTGGAAAGCGCTGCGTTTCGGCTGGCGCGTCGTGAAATATGTTCGCAGCAACGCCATCGTTCTGGCGAGCAGCAGCCGCACCACCGGCGTCGGCGCCGGCCAGATGTCGCGCGTCGATTCGGTGCGCATCGCCATCGAGAAGGCAGGCGACGCAGCGCGCGGTAGCGTGATGGCGTCGGACGCCTTCTTCCCTTTCCGTGACGGTATCGAGCTTGCCGCGGCGGCCGGTGTCACGGCAGTTATCCAGCCGGGCGGCTCGATTCGCGACGACGAAGTCATCGCGGCGGCCAACGAGCAGGAGGTGGCGCTGGTGCTGACCGGCATGCGCCACTTCCGCCACTGA
- a CDS encoding 50S ribosomal protein L31e, which produces MADDELQLERIYTIPLRKLYRVPRTRRAPVAMRIVEDFLVRHMKPERDGVAVRTAAEARKGKSEDRALFIDPPVNEAIWARGIEKPPSRIRVRALKFEDGSVVVHLAE; this is translated from the coding sequence ATGGCCGACGACGAGCTGCAGCTGGAGCGCATCTACACCATTCCGCTGCGCAAGCTCTACCGCGTGCCGCGCACGCGCCGCGCGCCGGTGGCGATGCGTATAGTCGAGGATTTTCTGGTACGGCACATGAAGCCCGAGCGCGATGGCGTCGCGGTGCGCACCGCCGCCGAAGCTCGCAAGGGCAAGTCCGAGGACCGGGCGCTCTTCATCGACCCGCCGGTCAACGAGGCTATCTGGGCGCGCGGTATCGAGAAGCCGCCGTCACGCATCCGGGTACGGGCGCTGAAGTTCGAGGACGGCAGCGTCGTCGTGCATCTCGCCGAGTAG
- a CDS encoding DEAD/DEAH box helicase — protein MKSLAHPLLYGPPLEERAYQRNVAAACLRESTLAVLPTGLGKTVIALQVMLERLERGRVLMMAPTRPLAEQHADFLASSLEVRVELLTGSVSPAKREPLWQAAQVVVATPQVVEKDLIRGAVKLADFALVVFDEAHRAVGNYAYVFIAEHYDETARQPLVLGMTASPGSTRAAVVEVCSNLRITAIEKRDDGDPDVAPYIQPVQTRWVKVPLPASAARIRKDLQKLQDRLCGQLHQAGLLKRPRKVSTTMLLEAGRKLQVRLRAAGREVPRQVYNLLSVQAMALKVAHALLTVETQGPTQFLDYAARMRKSSKSRATKWLLQKPEWKQAVIDAARSSDEHPKLERLDELVAQELAAGAERIIVFAEIRNTASLMVERLAKLPAARPVRFVGQGSREGDPGMTQKVQKATLEQFRAGDYNVLVATSVGEEGLDIPATEAVIFYEPVPSAIRLIQRRGRTGRDRPGKVFVLITADTRDEAAYWSSRSKEMQMQSLFGGGRMEIELPSRAELGGGSPGRDQPSVARGQTRLGEAPRGNPQAAAGEQKRARNAALRSLRPKGAGAAGDAPAAAPPAEEVRLQVDHREFPSGVARELAQRGITVAPTQLPVGDYLIDGRVGVERKTGADFVGSMLDGSLFRQIKALKQQFRRPLLILEGDDLYTARRVEPKAIRGALAAITGDFGVPILPSADTAETAELLMALLERSRREPGPAQLRPAAGELSPEEQQRHILEGLPGVSAVLAQRLLHHFRSVAAVFTADAAALRAVEGIGALRATAIRDAIEREWEP, from the coding sequence ATGAAGTCACTGGCCCACCCGCTGCTGTACGGGCCGCCGCTGGAGGAGCGCGCCTACCAGCGCAACGTCGCCGCCGCCTGCCTGCGCGAATCAACCCTGGCAGTGCTGCCGACCGGGCTCGGCAAGACGGTGATTGCGCTGCAGGTGATGCTCGAGCGGCTCGAGCGAGGGCGGGTGCTGATGATGGCACCCACACGCCCGCTGGCTGAGCAGCATGCCGACTTCCTGGCGAGCAGCCTGGAGGTGCGCGTCGAGCTTCTGACCGGCTCGGTTTCGCCAGCAAAGCGCGAGCCGCTCTGGCAGGCTGCGCAGGTGGTAGTGGCGACGCCGCAGGTGGTCGAGAAGGACCTGATTCGCGGCGCGGTGAAGCTGGCTGACTTCGCGCTGGTGGTCTTCGACGAGGCGCACCGTGCTGTCGGCAATTACGCCTACGTCTTCATCGCCGAGCACTACGACGAGACGGCGCGGCAGCCGCTGGTGCTGGGGATGACCGCGTCACCCGGCTCGACCCGCGCCGCGGTGGTCGAGGTGTGCAGCAACCTGCGCATCACCGCCATCGAGAAGCGCGACGACGGGGACCCCGACGTCGCACCCTACATCCAGCCGGTCCAGACGCGCTGGGTGAAGGTGCCACTGCCGGCTTCCGCGGCGCGGATTCGCAAGGACTTGCAGAAGCTGCAGGACCGGCTCTGCGGGCAGCTGCATCAGGCGGGGCTGCTGAAGCGGCCGCGCAAGGTTTCGACGACGATGCTGCTCGAAGCGGGGCGCAAGCTACAGGTGCGGCTGCGCGCGGCCGGCCGGGAGGTGCCGCGGCAAGTCTACAACCTGCTCTCGGTGCAGGCGATGGCGCTCAAGGTAGCGCACGCGCTGCTGACGGTCGAGACGCAGGGGCCGACGCAATTTCTGGACTACGCGGCACGGATGCGCAAGAGCTCGAAGAGCCGCGCCACGAAGTGGCTGCTGCAGAAGCCCGAGTGGAAGCAGGCGGTCATCGACGCCGCCCGCAGCAGCGATGAGCATCCCAAGCTGGAGCGGCTCGACGAACTGGTCGCGCAGGAGCTGGCGGCGGGCGCGGAGCGCATCATCGTCTTCGCGGAGATTCGCAACACCGCCAGCCTGATGGTCGAACGGCTCGCGAAGCTGCCGGCGGCGCGGCCGGTGCGCTTCGTCGGGCAGGGCTCTCGCGAAGGCGACCCGGGGATGACGCAGAAAGTCCAGAAGGCGACGCTCGAGCAGTTCCGCGCTGGCGATTACAACGTGCTGGTCGCGACGTCGGTCGGCGAGGAGGGGCTCGACATTCCCGCCACCGAGGCAGTCATTTTCTACGAGCCGGTGCCGTCGGCCATCCGGCTCATCCAGCGTCGCGGGCGCACCGGTCGCGACCGGCCCGGCAAGGTGTTTGTGCTGATTACCGCCGACACCCGCGACGAGGCGGCCTACTGGAGCAGCCGCAGCAAGGAAATGCAAATGCAGTCGCTCTTCGGCGGCGGCCGCATGGAAATCGAGCTGCCGTCGCGCGCGGAGCTCGGCGGCGGGTCGCCTGGCAGGGACCAGCCTTCGGTCGCGCGCGGGCAGACGCGGCTGGGGGAAGCGCCGCGGGGGAATCCGCAAGCAGCCGCTGGCGAGCAGAAGCGAGCCAGAAATGCTGCGTTGCGAAGCCTGCGACCGAAGGGAGCAGGCGCAGCAGGCGATGCGCCGGCTGCTGCGCCGCCAGCGGAGGAAGTGCGGCTGCAAGTGGACCACCGCGAGTTCCCGTCGGGAGTCGCGCGCGAGCTTGCGCAGCGCGGGATCACGGTCGCGCCGACACAGCTGCCGGTCGGCGACTACCTGATTGACGGCCGCGTCGGGGTCGAGCGCAAGACCGGCGCGGACTTCGTCGGCTCGATGCTCGACGGCTCGCTCTTCCGGCAAATCAAGGCCTTGAAGCAGCAGTTTCGCCGGCCGCTGCTGATTCTCGAGGGCGACGATCTGTACACCGCGCGCCGCGTCGAGCCGAAGGCGATTCGCGGCGCGCTCGCCGCCATCACCGGCGATTTCGGCGTTCCCATCCTGCCGTCGGCCGATACCGCCGAGACAGCCGAACTGCTGATGGCGCTGCTCGAGCGGTCGCGCCGCGAACCGGGGCCGGCGCAGCTGCGGCCTGCCGCCGGGGAGCTCTCGCCCGAGGAGCAGCAGCGGCACATTCTGGAAGGACTGCCGGGCGTGAGCGCGGTGCTGGCGCAGCGGCTGCTGCACCACTTCCGCTCGGTGGCGGCGGTCTTCACCGCAGATGCCGCGGCGCTGCGCGCGGTGGAGGGCATCGGCGCGCTCAGGGCAACCGCCATCCGCGACGCCATCGAGCGCGAGTGGGAGCCGTAA
- a CDS encoding 50S ribosomal protein L39e codes for MSSRKPYAKKLRLNKLVKRNRRVPAWVMQRTNRRFTSHPKRHFWRRGRLHR; via the coding sequence ATGTCTAGTCGCAAGCCCTACGCAAAGAAGCTGCGGCTCAACAAGCTGGTGAAGCGCAACCGACGCGTTCCCGCATGGGTGATGCAGCGCACCAACCGCCGCTTCACTTCGCATCCCAAGCGGCACTTCTGGCGCCGTGGGAGACTCCACCGCTAA
- a CDS encoding DNA-binding protein, giving the protein MEDRELEELRQRRLQEMQAQAEQQLAREQEQLTHKAQVQGALRQLMSAEAKERLAQVRVARPGTAAAVEQQLLELASEGKLTGPIDDATLQQMLAQFSRKRETTVEIRGYRDV; this is encoded by the coding sequence ATGGAGGACCGCGAACTCGAGGAGCTGCGACAGCGACGGCTGCAGGAAATGCAGGCGCAGGCTGAACAGCAACTGGCGCGGGAGCAGGAGCAGCTCACCCACAAAGCACAGGTTCAGGGCGCACTGCGACAGCTGATGAGCGCCGAGGCGAAGGAGCGGCTGGCGCAGGTGCGCGTCGCCCGCCCCGGGACCGCCGCCGCCGTCGAGCAGCAGCTGCTGGAGCTGGCGAGCGAGGGGAAGCTGACGGGACCAATTGATGACGCTACACTACAGCAGATGCTGGCGCAGTTTTCGCGCAAGCGCGAGACGACGGTCGAAATCCGGGGGTATCGCGATGTCTAG
- the gyrA gene encoding DNA gyrase subunit A translates to MAETESGTVLECNIETEMRKSYLEYAMSVIVGRALPDARDGLKPVHRRVLFAMREMGSGPRSPYKKSARIVGDTMGKYHPHGDQAIYDTMVRMAQDFSLRYPLVDGQGNFGSVDGDRAAAMRYTESRLAPIAETVLRDIDEDTVDFVNNYDGSLQEPSVLPGVLPGLLVNGSAGIAVGMATNMPPHNLAEVVEALLLQLADPGVSLARIMEVLPGPDFPTGGTIMGRQGIYNAFSKGQGQIKLRGRVAHEEAGKQQRLIISEIPYGLQKNRLLEEISKLVRDKKVAGIRDLRDESDRRGMRVVVELKQDASPQIVENLLFKHSALESSFAVNAVALVKGQPVRLALPQLLAVYLEHRREVVERRSRFRLRKAQERAHIVEGLLLAISQLDAIIDFIRKADGRDAVVAGLQTQFNLSEPQAKAIAEMRLYQLSRQDADARRNELAELKATITDLQDVLARTERVSEIIRGELLELKEKYGDERRTEISDWEGNIDTEDLIPRSQVVVMRTQEGYIKRVELDEYRAQRRGGKGRIGIKAKEGDTPVEIYSLGSHDHVLFFTSDGSMYFLKAWQVPDVSRYAKGTPLVQLLEKLDEKRHESNEKVLRMLPVANLEAEGHYLVLATRNGIVKRTRLEEFTQRIARGWKVDQGFRAITLKEGDELIDVAISDGSSQVMFATRNGMANRASEGEIRVVGRGGQGVIGIRLKEGDSVISMALVDDEGTLLTITELGYGKRASVANYRLTKRGARGVLNLKPDAKSGDVIACLPVGDAQQLLATTSSGKVIRTEIETIREIKRIGRGVKVMSLEKGEKVVAVALHTEVESDDEESAAADEQVPSGLCPECRSGRLKPDGDKLICGTCGLIIDA, encoded by the coding sequence TTGGCAGAGACTGAAAGCGGTACAGTGCTGGAGTGCAATATCGAGACCGAGATGCGCAAGTCGTACCTTGAATACGCCATGTCGGTCATCGTTGGCCGCGCCCTGCCCGATGCACGGGACGGGCTGAAGCCGGTCCACCGGCGGGTGCTCTTCGCAATGCGCGAAATGGGCTCGGGGCCACGCTCGCCCTACAAGAAATCAGCGCGCATCGTCGGCGACACGATGGGGAAATACCATCCCCACGGCGACCAGGCCATCTACGACACAATGGTGCGCATGGCGCAGGATTTCTCGTTGCGCTACCCGCTGGTTGACGGGCAGGGTAATTTCGGCTCGGTCGACGGCGACCGCGCCGCAGCGATGCGCTACACCGAGTCGCGGCTGGCGCCCATCGCGGAAACCGTATTGCGCGATATTGACGAGGATACGGTCGACTTTGTCAACAACTACGACGGTTCGCTACAGGAGCCGTCCGTGCTGCCGGGAGTCCTGCCGGGGCTGCTGGTCAATGGCTCGGCCGGCATCGCGGTCGGGATGGCGACCAACATGCCGCCGCACAACCTTGCGGAGGTCGTGGAGGCATTGCTACTGCAACTGGCCGACCCCGGAGTATCGCTGGCGCGCATCATGGAGGTGCTACCGGGACCGGATTTCCCAACCGGCGGAACCATCATGGGGCGGCAGGGCATCTACAACGCTTTCTCGAAGGGGCAAGGGCAAATCAAGCTGCGCGGTCGCGTAGCCCACGAAGAGGCGGGCAAGCAGCAGCGACTGATTATCAGCGAAATTCCCTACGGACTACAGAAGAACCGGCTACTCGAGGAAATCTCGAAGCTGGTGCGCGACAAGAAGGTCGCCGGCATCCGCGACCTGCGCGACGAGTCGGACCGGCGCGGGATGCGCGTCGTGGTCGAGCTGAAGCAGGATGCGTCGCCGCAAATCGTCGAGAACCTGCTTTTCAAGCACTCGGCGCTCGAGAGCAGCTTCGCCGTAAACGCCGTAGCGCTGGTGAAAGGGCAGCCGGTGCGGCTGGCGCTGCCGCAGCTACTCGCAGTCTACCTTGAGCACCGGCGCGAAGTGGTCGAGCGGCGCAGCCGCTTCCGACTCAGGAAAGCGCAGGAACGGGCGCATATCGTCGAGGGGCTGCTGCTCGCGATTTCGCAGCTCGACGCGATTATCGATTTCATCCGCAAGGCTGACGGGCGCGACGCGGTCGTCGCGGGGCTGCAAACGCAGTTCAACCTGAGCGAGCCGCAGGCGAAGGCGATTGCCGAGATGCGGCTCTACCAGCTTTCGCGGCAGGACGCCGACGCCCGGCGCAACGAACTGGCGGAGCTCAAGGCGACCATCACCGACCTGCAGGACGTGCTGGCGCGGACCGAACGGGTGAGCGAAATCATCCGCGGCGAACTGCTCGAGCTGAAGGAGAAATACGGCGACGAGCGGCGCACCGAGATTTCCGACTGGGAAGGCAACATCGATACTGAAGATTTGATACCGCGCTCGCAGGTAGTCGTAATGCGAACGCAGGAGGGCTACATCAAGCGCGTCGAGCTGGACGAGTACCGCGCGCAGCGGCGTGGCGGCAAGGGGCGCATCGGCATCAAGGCCAAGGAGGGTGACACGCCGGTCGAAATCTACTCGCTCGGCTCGCACGACCATGTCCTGTTCTTCACCAGCGACGGCTCGATGTACTTCCTGAAGGCGTGGCAGGTTCCCGACGTCTCGCGCTACGCCAAGGGCACTCCGCTGGTACAGCTGCTCGAGAAGCTGGACGAGAAGCGGCACGAATCGAACGAGAAGGTGCTGCGGATGCTGCCGGTCGCCAATCTGGAGGCCGAAGGCCACTACCTGGTGCTGGCGACGCGTAACGGCATCGTCAAGCGCACGCGACTCGAGGAATTCACGCAGCGCATCGCGCGCGGCTGGAAGGTCGACCAGGGCTTCCGCGCCATCACGCTCAAGGAGGGCGACGAGCTGATTGACGTCGCCATCTCGGATGGCTCAAGCCAGGTGATGTTCGCCACCCGCAACGGGATGGCAAACCGCGCCAGCGAAGGCGAAATCCGCGTCGTTGGCCGCGGAGGGCAGGGGGTCATCGGCATCCGGCTCAAGGAGGGCGATTCGGTCATCAGCATGGCGCTGGTCGACGATGAAGGAACACTCCTGACAATTACCGAACTCGGCTACGGCAAGCGCGCCAGCGTCGCCAACTACCGGCTCACGAAGCGCGGCGCACGCGGCGTCCTGAACCTGAAGCCAGACGCGAAGAGCGGGGATGTCATCGCCTGCCTGCCAGTAGGGGACGCGCAACAACTGCTCGCAACCACCAGCAGCGGCAAGGTCATCCGCACCGAGATAGAGACAATCCGTGAAATCAAGCGTATCGGCCGCGGCGTCAAGGTTATGTCGCTCGAGAAGGGCGAAAAGGTAGTCGCGGTGGCACTGCACACCGAAGTCGAGAGCGACGACGAGGAGTCGGCCGCCGCGGACGAGCAGGTGCCGTCCGGGCTCTGCCCCGAGTGCCGCTCGGGCCGCCTGAAACCGGACGGCGACAAGCTGATTTGCGGCACCTGCGGGCTGATTATCGATGCCTGA
- a CDS encoding 30S ribosomal protein S19e, which translates to MTTVNDVPGQKLVSKLAQALKGEKALQPPEWAPFAKTAAHREKAPEQPDWWHHRAASVLRKLYLRGPLGTERLARLYSGPVDRGSKPNRSHPGSRKVLRLMMQQLETAELVERSSKGRRVAPRGQSLLDNTAHALRPEVNAAFERLERY; encoded by the coding sequence ATGACTACCGTCAACGACGTCCCCGGACAGAAGCTGGTCAGCAAGCTGGCGCAGGCGCTGAAAGGCGAGAAGGCGTTGCAGCCGCCCGAATGGGCGCCCTTCGCCAAGACCGCGGCGCACCGCGAGAAGGCGCCCGAGCAGCCGGACTGGTGGCATCACCGTGCGGCGTCGGTATTGCGCAAGCTCTACTTGCGCGGCCCGCTCGGAACCGAGCGGCTGGCGCGGCTCTACTCGGGACCAGTTGACCGCGGGAGCAAGCCCAACCGCTCGCACCCCGGCAGCCGCAAGGTCCTGCGACTGATGATGCAGCAGCTGGAGACGGCGGAGCTGGTCGAGCGCTCGTCGAAGGGACGCCGGGTTGCGCCCCGCGGACAGTCGCTGCTTGACAACACCGCACACGCGCTGCGCCCCGAGGTTAACGCCGCCTTCGAGCGGCTGGAGCGCTACTGA